From the Psilocybe cubensis strain MGC-MH-2018 chromosome 9, whole genome shotgun sequence genome, one window contains:
- a CDS encoding Multidrug resistance protein fnx1, with protein sequence MVGIIIGLVITSLGNGSGITTSLVSLIANAGQEDQAIATAVSYLFRSLGSVVGLSVGSTIAQGSLRSALRSRLSGADIDVDEIIRNVRESLKFIDTLRPDIQKEVRGSYGEAVRATLYFSVALAACGLLSSFFIKEKSLTK encoded by the exons ATGGTTGGTATCATCATTG GACTTGTGATCACTAGCTTGGGGAACG GAAGCGGAATCACTACGAGTCTTGTATCTTTGATTGCCAATGCGGGGCAAGAAGATCAGGCAATTGCCACCGCCG TGTCTTACCTTTTCCGTTCTCTCGGTTCAGTAGTTGGGTTATCTGTAGGAAGTACCATAGCTCAGGGATCCTTGCGCTCCGCGCTTAGAAGCAGGCTTTCTGGCGCCGATATTGATGTGGACGAG ATCATCAGAAATGTTCGcgaatctttgaaatttATCGATACGCTAAGACCGGACATTCAAAAAGAGGTTAGAGGGTCGTACGGTGAAGCTGTTAGGGCTACCCTCTACTTCTCTGTGGCTTTAGCTGCTTGCGGTCTCCTTTCGTCTTTTTTCATCAAAGAGAAATCGCTCACCAAATGA
- a CDS encoding 4-hydroxy-2-oxo-heptane-1,7-dioate aldolase — MALHPLKQALRANKPAFGAWLTLPGTFHARTVAKSTNDLSWIAVDCEHGLIPLLPAAAESIAAIEGARPGGGPSAIVRIPATGVTNSSSWQIKHALDGGARGIIVPLVSTAAKAKEVVADSRFPPLGRRGFGSPFTHGTWGVTASEYINSANDEILVMIQIENKEAVENVSEIANVDGVDVLFIGPYDLSICLGYPTPNPDPHPDVEKVIQKILQAAHESGKKCAIYCTSGKQAALRAQQGFDMINVTSDMGAMSESIAHHIAVATTGTKQ, encoded by the exons ATGGCACTTCATCCTTTGAAGCAAGCCCTCAGGGCCAATAAGCCTGCATTCGGGGCATGGCTCACCCTACCTGGAACCTTTCACGCGCGAACTGTAGCCAAGTCGACCAACGATCTGTCATGGATTGCAGTAGATTGCGAACACGGTTTGATACCGCTTCTCCCAGCAGCTGCAGAGAGTATTGCTGCTATAGAGGGTGCGCGACCTGGCGGTGGACCAAGTGCAATAGTCAGGATACCAGCTACAGGGGTTACCAATAGCTCAAGCTGGCAAATCAAGCATGCGCTCGACGGCGGCGCGAGGGGCATTATCGTACCTTTG GTGTCTACAGCTGCTAAAGCCAAAGAAGTTGTCGCAGACAGTCGCTTCCCTCCGTTGGGCAGACGTGGTTTTGGAAGCCCTTTCACGCACGGAACGTGGGGCGTGACTGCATCCGAGTACATCAACTCAGCAAACGACGAAATTTTGGTGATGATTCAAATAGAGAACAAAGAAGCGGTGGAAAATGTTTCTGAGATCGCCAACGTTGATGGTGTTG ACGTTCTATTCATTGGACCATACGATCTCTCCATTTGTCTTGGATACCCTACTCCAAACCCCGATCCACATCCCGATGTCGAAAAGGTCATCCAGAAGATTCTACAAGCAGCTCATGAGTCTGGAAAGAAATG CGCTATATATTGTACCTCTGGAAAGCAGGCAGCGCTGCGCGCACAGCAAGGATTTGATATG ATCAATGTTACAAGCGACATGGGTGCAATGTCAGAGTCTATCGCTCACCACATCGCCGTTGCTACCACAGGTACGAAGCAATGA